The genomic region TACGCGGTGCTCAACCTGTACCCGTACAACGGCGGACACCTCATGGTCGTGCCCTACCGGCACGTCGCGGACTACACCGACCTGACCGTCCCGGAGACCGCCGAACTCGGTGAGCTGACGAAGCAGGCGATGACCGCGCTGCGGACCGCCTCCGGGGCGCACGGATTCAATATCGGCATGAACCAGGGCACGGTCGCCGGCGCCGGTATCGCCGCGCACCTGCATCAGCACGTCGTGCCCCGCTGGGGCGGCGACACCAACTTCATGCCGGTGGTCGGGCACACGCGGGTGCTGCCCCAACTGCTGGCGGACACAAGGAAGATGCTCGCGGAGGCGTGGCCGACGGCTTGAGCATCCAAGGGGCGCCGGGAGTATCTAGGGGGCGCCGGGAGCATTTAAGGGGCGCGGGGCTGTGCCGATGTGCGGCTCCGCCGCGGGGGCGCGACCAGCCCCCACGACCCGCACCATCTGAGCGCCCCTGACCCGCCGAACCGCCGCAGGCTCACGCGTCGTACACGTCCGCCTTCCTGGGTGACACGTCCTGGATCGCCGTGCTCAGGGACGACGAGCGGCTGCCGAACTTCTCGGTGTTGACGCCGTTCTCCTTGAGGACCTTGATGGATGCCGCGTGCACCACGCGCAGCACGGGTGTCGCGGCCCGCAGCGCGTCGTCCGCCATGAAGCGGTGCCGCCAGGGCTGGTCGGCCCACGCGTGCCGCAGGCCGAACGGCTCCGGGAGCGCCAGGCTGCCGCCCAGCCAGTTGAGAAGCGGCGGGTACCAGGTGATCGGGGCGCGCACCGCGAGGCGCACCACCTCGTCCGTTTCGACGAGCGGCAGCTTCTTCGACCGGGTCTCCCAGGGCTTGAAGGGCTTGGCGATCGACTTCGTCTTCGCCGAGGGCTTGGTGGTGAACAGCGGGTGCACGGGTCCGAGCGCGTGGCCGGTGACCTCGATGCGCAGCGTCTCGTGCAGCACGGTCACCGTGATCAGCATGGTGATGACCAACTGGCCGTCCCACAGGGTCCATTGGATGCCGAGGTAGTGCCGGTCGCCGCTGCCGAACTGCTGCTTGTTGCAGATGTCCTGGATGGCGTGGTTCTTCACCTGGTACGCGTCGACGTCCGTACCGCTCGGCCGGGACACCGAACCGGCGTTCTCCCCGATCGGGGTGACCACCCAGTGCTTTATCGAAGGGCGCGGGAATCCACCGGTGTTGAGGGGACCGCGCTCCAGCATGCGCAGCTGGTCGTGGATCGACCGGATGACGTCCCAGCTGCGGAAGGGATGGATCTCCTTGGTCTCGTCGAGCGGCACCAGATCCTCGGCGAGCTGCCAGCTGCCCCAGCGCGTGCCCATGCCGAGTATGCCCTTGGGCCCCGCGTAGAAGACGGAGTTGGACTGCTGCTCGGCGCTCAGCCTGGCCAGGTTCTGGCGCAGCGACTCCGCCGCCGTCTCACCGGGGCTGCCGGGCACCGCCTCGGGGATCTTGGCCCCCACACCGCCGCCCGACAGGAGGCCCTCCCAGCGCGTGCGAAGGTCCTTGGCCGTGCGCTCGCAGATCTGCTGTGCCCAGAACCAGCCGACGACCGGCATGACGATCGCCGCGCGCGCGTACCAGGCCCAGAAGCCGTCGAAGGGCAGCCGGATCAGGAAGATCACGGCGAGCCCGCCGAAGGCGATCAGGAGCGTGGTGGCGAGGGCGGAGGCGCGCTTGTCCTCACGCTTGGCGATCATCGTGCGGATCTGGAAGACCAGCAGCCAGGCGATGAGCCCGGGCAGGAAGATCAGACCGCACAGCACCGTCACCGCCGACAGCCAGTTGTCCCGCTCCCTGCGGATGCGGTTCGCCGCCAGACAGTGCTCGACGACGACCTGTGGCTCCGTGCCGAACGACTGGATGAGCGCACCGCGGCCGCTGCCCAGCATCCGGTCGTGCACGGCCCGCGCGAACGCCTCGCCCAGGTTGGGCACGAAGAGCTTGAGCTTGCCCTCCTTGACCGTCGACTTGTGCCATTCGTTGTTGGCTTTGAGGATCTCCCCGACCTCGTTGTCCCGGTACGCCGCCGAGGCCAGGGCGAACGTCGCCGCCGTCTGGCCCTCGGCACCAGAGAGCGGTACCTGCGCTCCGGGCCTGAAATCGAATCCGTCGTCCGCCACTGCCGCCCCCATCGCCGCGTTGCTCCGCTGCTGCGGCTTTTCCCGACTTCCGTGCTCCGCACACCTGTTGATCAGGTCATCGTCTTGATCAGGTTCTCAGAGTATCCGCCGGAACGGACATCCGTCGGCGGACAGCCCAAGCTGCCCGCCGCACAGGAGGGGCGATCGACCGGTGGTTCAACTAGGGATTGCCGTTGGTCTGTTCGCGGATTTTCTCGGCCAACTGCGCCGGCATCGGCTCGTGCCGGGCGTACGTGCGATGGAAGCGCGCGGTGCCGTGCGAGAGGGAGCGCAGGTCGACCCCGTACCGCCCGATCTCGATCTCGGGGACCTCGGCCCGTACGAGGGTCCGGCCGCCGCCCGCCTGCTCGGTGCCGATCACCCGGCCGCGCCGGCCCGACAGGTCGCTCATCACGGCGCCCACGTACTCGTCGCCGACCAGGACCGTGACCTCGGCGACCGGCTCCAGGAGATGGATCCGCGCGTCGGCCGCGGCCTCCCGCAGGGCGAGCGCACCGGCGGTCTGGAACGCGGCGTCCGACGAGTCCACCGAGTGCGACTTGCCGTCGAGCAGCGTGATCCGTACGTCGATCAGCGCGTAGCCCGCGGCCACGCCCCTGGCGGCCTGTGCCCGCACGCCCTTCTCGACGGACGGGATGAACTGCCGGGGTACGGCCCCGCCGACGACCTTGTCGACGAACTCGATGCCGGAGCCGCCGGGCAGCGGCTCCACCTCGATCTCGCAGATCGCGTACTGCCCGTGCCCGCCGGACTGCTTCACATGACGGCCGCGGCCGCCCGACCTGTCGGCGAACGTCTCCCGTAGGGAGACCTTGTGCGGTACGACGTCGACCTGGACGCCGTAGCGGTTGCGCAGCCGCTCCAGGGCGACGTCCGCGTGCGCCTCGCCCAGGCACCACAGGACGACCTGGTGAGTGTCCTGGTTCTGTTCGAGCCGCATCGTCGGATCCTCGGCGACCAGCCGGCTCAGGCCCTGCGACAGCTTGTCCTCGTCCGCCTTGCTGTGCGCCTGGATGGCGAGCGGCAGCAGCGGGTCGGGCATCTCCCACGGCTCCATGAGCAGCGGGTCGTCCTTGGAGGAGAGCGTGTCGCCGGTCTCGGCGCGGCTCAGCTTGGCCACGCAGGCGAGGTCGCCCGCGATGGCGTGCGTGAGGGCGCGCTGCTGTTTGCCGAACGGCGCGGACAGGGCGCCGATGCGTTCGTCGACGTCGTGGTCCTCGTGGCCGCGGTCGGCGAGCCCGTGCCCGGAGACGTGCACCGTCTCATCGGGGCGCAGGGTCCCGGAGAACACGCGGACCATCGACACCCGGCCGACGTACGGGTCGGAGGCGGTCTTCACGACCTCGGCGACCAGCGGCCCGTTCGGGTCGCAGGCCTTTACCTGGCGTGCCTTGCCGTCCGGTGTGGTGACCGTCGGCGCCTCGCGCTCCAGCGGGGTCGGGAAACCGCCGGTGAACAGCTCCAGGAGCTCCACCGTGCCGAGGCCCTGTTTGGCGCCCTCGGCGGCGGGCGCGGCGGCCAGCACCGGGAAGAAGATCCCGCGCGCGACGGCCCGTTCCAGGTCCTGTACGAGCGTCTTGAAGTCGAGTTCCTCGCCGCCGAGGTAGCGCTCCATGAGGGTCTCGTCCTCGCTCTCGGCGATGATCCCCTCGATCAGCCGGTTGCGGGCCTCCTCGATGAGCGGCAGCTGCTCGGGGCCCGGCTCGGACTCCTTGCGCTCCCCGGACGAGTAGTCGAACAGCCGTTGCGACAGGAGCCCGATCAGACCCGTCACGGGCGCGTGCCCGTCAGGACCCTGCGGGCCGTGCAGCGGCAGGTACAGCGGCAGTACGGCGTCGGGGTCGTCGGCCCCGAAGGCCGCCGCGCAGATCCGCGTCATCTCGTCGAAGTCCGCTCTGGCCGCCTCCAGGTGCGTGATCACGATGGCCCGCGGCATACCGACCGCCGCGCACTCCTCCCACACCATGCGCGTCGAGCCGTCCACCCCGTCCGAGGCCGAGACAACGAAAAGGGCCGCGTCCGCCGCTCGCAGACCGGCCCTCAACTCGCCGACGAAATCGGCGTATCCAGGGGTGTCGAGAATGTTGATCTTGTATCCGTCCCAGCCGACGGGTACCAGGGAGAGCTGCACCGAGCGCTGCTGCCGGTGCTCGATCTCGTCGTAGTCGGAGACGGTGCCGCCGTCCTCCACACGGCCCGCCCTGTTCACCGCTCCCGCCGTCAGCGCGAGAGCCTCCACCAAAGTCGTCTTGCCCGATCCGGAGTGGCCGACCAGCACCACATTCCGTACGGACGCGGGGTGGTCGGCCGCCGTAGCCCTGCCGGCGGCTCCGGGATGTGCGTTCGCCTTGTCGCCCATGATCCTGCCTCCCGTGCACGGTGAGGTCACTGTGGGCGCGGACGCGCGGCGCCGCGTGCGGTGGCGGCTCCGATGACGCCCGCGGTGTCTTCGAGCTTTGCACTCGTGTCACGGTGCGTCCATACAACGGACGTGATCGCGCCGTCCCCCGTTGTCATCAGGACGTGACCCGGGGCGCGGGTGCCCGACCGTCGCACACGCGCACGCGTGGCTACGATGGGCCAGCCGGTGGCCAGCAGGGGCCGCCCGGCCACACCGACCCTCGGGAAGGCCATGCTGAACAAGTACGCGCGTGCATTCTTTACGCGTGTCCTCACACCGTTCGCCGCGTTTCTCATCCGCCGGGGGGTGAGTCCCGACACGGTCACCATCCTGGGCACGGCCGGAGTGATCGCGGGAGCGCTGGTCTTCTTCCCCCGGGGAGAGCTCTTCTGGGGCACGATCGTGATCACGCTCTTCGTGTTCTCGGACATGGTCGACGGCAACATGGCACGCCAGCTGGGCCGCTCCAGCCGCTGGGGCGCCTTTCTCGACTCCACGCTCGACCGGGTCGCCGACAGCGCGATCTTCGGCGGCTTCGCGCTCTGGTACGCGGGCGGGGGCGACGACAACGTCCTGTGCGCCGTCTCGATCTTCTGCCTGGCCAGCGGCCAGGTGGTGTCGTACACGAAGGCCCGCGGTGAGTCGATCGGGCTGCCCGTCGCCGTCAACGGCCTCGTCGAGCGCGCCGAGCGCCTGGTGATCTCGCTGGTCGCGGCGGGGCTCGCGGGCATGCACAAGTTCGGCGTGCCCGGCATCGAGATCCTGCTGCCCATCGCGCTGTGGATCGTCGCCGTCGGCAGTGTCGTCACGCTGATCCAGCGCGTCGTCACGGTCCGCCGGGAGGCCGCCGAGGCAGACGCCGAGGCCGCCGATTCGCCCTCTGGCTCCGCTTCCCCGTCCGGTTCCGGTTCCGCTTCCTCCTCCGGCTCCAACTCCAACGCCAACTCCGCCTCGTCGGACAACGCCGCGCAGAGCAGTGAGGCCACCCAGTGAGCGGTCTGAAGGGCCATCTGACGTACGCGGCGTACGCCGCGGGCTGGGGGCTCGTCAAGAAACTCCCGGAGCCCGTCGCCGTACGCCTGGGCCGGACCATCGCCGACGTTGCCTGGAAGCGGCGCGGCAAGGGCGTACGACGCCTCGAATCCAACTACGCGCGCGTGCTGCCCGACGCGACCCCCGAGCGGCTCGCAGAGCTCTCCAGGGCCGGCATGCGCTCGTATCTGCGCTACTGGATGGAGTCCTTCCGGCTGCCCGCCTGGAGCAGGGAGCGCATCAAGAGCGGCTTCGACCCGAAGGACGCCCACCACCTGACCGAAGCGCTCGCCTCCGACAAGGGTGTCATCCTCGCGCTGCCGCACCTGGCCAACTGGGACCTCGCCGGGGCCTGGGTCACCACCAAGCTGGAGACACCGTTCACGACGGTCGCCGAGCGGCTCGAACCGGAGAAGCTGTACGACCGGTTCGTCGCCTACCGCGAGAGCCTCGGCATGGAGGTCCTGCCGCACAGCGGCGGCACCGCGTTCGGCACGCTGGCCCGGCGGCTGCGCGACGGCGGCCTTGTCTGCCTGGTCGCCGAGCGCGATCTGTCCGCCTCCGGGGTCGAGGTCACCTTCTTCGGGGACGTGACCCGGATGCCCGCGGGCCCGGCGCTGCTCGCCCAGCAGACCGGTGCGCTGCTGCTGCCGGTGACGCTCTGGTACGACGACTCGCCCGTGATGCGGGGCCGGATCCATCCGCCTCTCGACATCCCCGAGTCAGGTACCCGGGCCGAGAAGACGTCTGTCATGACGCAGGCGCTGGCAGACGCCTACGCCACGGGGATCGCCGACCATCCGGAGGACTGGCACATGCTCCAGCGCTTGTGGCTCGCCGACCTGGAGCCCCGCTCCGGGCCGGCCGAGGGGGAACAGCCGTGAGAATCGGCATCGTCTGCCCGTACTCCTGGGACGTGCCCGGGGGAGTCCAGTTCCACATCCGCGATCTGGCGGACCACCTCATCGGCCTCGGGCACCACGTGTCCGTCCTCGCGCCCGCCGACGACGACACCCCCCTTCCGCCGTACGTCGTCTCGGCGGGCCGCGCCGTCCCGGTGCCGTACAACGGGTCGGTCGCGCGCCTCAACTTCGGGTTCCTGTCGGCCGCGCGAGTGCGGCGCTGGCTGCACGACGGCACGTTCGACGTGATCCACATCCACGAACCGGCCTCGCCGTCCCTCGGCCTGCTGGCCTGCTGGGCCGCGCAGGGCCCGATCGTGGCCACCTTCCACACGTCGAACCCGCGGTCCCGGGCGATGATCGCCGCGTACCCGATCCTGCAGCCCGCCCTGGAGAAGATCAACGCGCGCATCGCGGTGAGCGAGTACGCGCGGCGCACCCTCGTCGAGCACCTGGGCGGTGACGCCGTCGTCATCCCGAACGGCGTCGACGTGGACTTCTTCGCGAAGGCGGAGCCCAAGCCCGAGTGGCAGTCAGCAGGGGAGCCAAGCTCGGTCGCGGGCGGTGGTGGGAGCCGGGAGGGCGAGACGATCGGCTTCATGGGGCGCATCGACGAGCCCCGCAAGGGCTTGCCCGTGCTCATGAAGGCGCTGCCGAAGATCCTCGCCGAGCGGCCGGGGACCCGGCTCCTGGTCGCCGGGCGAGGTGACGAGAAGGAGGCCGTCGAGAAGCTCCCCGCGGAGCTGCGGTCGCGCGTCGAGTTCCTCGGCATGGTGAGCGACGAGGACAAGGCGCGGTTCCTTCGCAGCGTCGACCTGTACGTCGCGCCCAACACGGGTGGCGAGAGCTTCGGCATCATCCTGGTCGAGGCCTTGTCGGCGGGCGCGCCCGTGCTCGCCTCCGACCTCGACGCGTTCGCGCAGGTCCTCGACCAGGGCGCGGCCGGCGAACTGTTCGCCAACGAGGACGCGGACGCGCTGGCCGCCTCGGCGGTACGGCTGCTCGGCGACCCGCAGCGCCGCGCGGAACTGCGCGAACGGGGGAGCGCGCATGTGCGGCGCTTCGACTGGTCGACGGTCGGCGCGGACATCCTGTCCGTCTACGAGACGGTCACCGACGGCGCGGCGGCGGTCGCCGCCGAGGAGCCCGACGAGCCGGGCGGACTACTGGCCCGACTCGGCCTGGCGCGGGACTGAGGCTGGGCAGGGCTGAGGCTGTGCCGCGCCGAGATGGTGCGGGGCTGAGGCTGGGCGGGGCTGAGGCCTCGCGGGACTGAAACTGGTGTGGGACTGAGAGCCGGGAGGGCGCCGCATCGTGCGGGAGTTGCGACACGTTCAGGAAGTACTTCAGGAAGTACTTCAGGAAGTGCCACAGGAGGCCGTCAGAAGCCCTCTGACGGCCGAGGAAGAGGCGCGCAGCCGCTCGGTGTTCGCCACCGAGATCGGCGCGACGCTGGCCCGCCAGGGGTGGGCCACTTTCCCCGCGCACACGCCGGAGGAGCGCATCCGGCTCTTCGCGGTCGCCCGGATCATCGAGCAGCGGCTGGGGTGCCGCGTCGAGGCCGTACCGGAAGACATCTGTTCCATGCGGTTCACGCCGGCGGGAGCGGGACGGGATGACGGCCCCGCGGCGGAGGTATCCGGCCGGCCGAGCGGCTGACCGGGGGTGGAGCCGGGGCCGCGACCGGCACCGCGGCGGTGGCGTCCGGGTGCGAAGGCGGGGCGCTGTCGGGTGTCCGAGGGCAATGGCGGGGCGCTGTCGTGGTGTCCGAGGGCGATGGAGTGGCGGTTTTCGGTGCGTCTGGGCAGCTCAGCCGCTCATGGCCGGGCGGGCCGACGTTTAGCCGCTGATGGCCGGGCGGGCTGCCAGCGGGGCGCTGTCGTGGTGTCTGAGTGCGACGGGGTGGCGGTTTTCGGTGTGGCCAGGCAGCTCAGCCGCTGACGGCCGGGCGGGCCGATGCCGAAGCGGGCGGTTTCGGCCGCACGGGTAGCCTGTGCGCCCGTGACCTCCACACTGATCTGGATCGTGGTCGCCCTCGTGGCGATCGGCCTCTACCTGAGCTGGACCGCGGGCCGCCTCGACCGGCTGCACTCGCGGATCGACGCGGCCCGGGCCGCGCTCGACGCGCAGCTGCTCCGAAGGGCCTCGGTGGCACAGGAACTGGCCACCTCCGGAGTGCTCGACCCGGCCGCTTCGATCGTGCTCTATGAAGCGGCGCACGCGGCCCGCCAGGCCGAGGAGGACAACAGGGAGGTCGCCGAGAGCGACCTCAGCCAGGCGCTGAGGGCCGTCTTCGGAGAGGCCCAACAGGTCGAGGCGGTCCAGGCCGCCCCCGGAGGCGAGGACGCGGCGCGTGAACTCGCCCAGGCTGTCCGCCGGGTGCCGATGGCCCGGCGCTTCCACAACGACGCCGTACGGGCGGCCCGCGCCCTGCGTCGCCACCGCACGGTGAGCTGGTTCCGGCTGGCCGGGCACGCGCCGTTCCCCCTGGCCTTCGAGATGGACGACGAGGCCCCGGTCGCCCTCGCGGACCGCCCGGGGACGTAGTCCACGTCCACGCGCGCGTGGACCCCGACGAAGCGCCCGACGGGCCACCGGCAAACCTCCCGGCCACGGAATCCGACGCCTCTGGTCGCAGACCCAACCCTTGGCCACAGACCGACCCCTGGTCACAGAACCAACCCTCTGGCCACAGACCCGACTTCGCGGCCCGACCATGGGAGGCGCGCTGTTCACGGGAAACTCGCTGACCACGGGAAACGCGCCTGGAGGCCCGGAAAATGAGCCACCGCCTGCCCATTGGCCCTTGCAGTGGCCTGGTCCTCAAGCGTTTCCTCAGTGCTTGCAGAAACCCCTCTTTCACCGAGTGAGGTCAACCCGTGTCGAGCACGCTTTCCCACCCCGCCCAGCCCACCGAGACCCCTGCCACCGGCACCGCGCGCGTGAAGCGCGGCATGGCCGAGCAGCTCAAGGGCGGCGTGATCATGGACGTCGTCACGCCGGAGCAGGCGAAGATCGCCGAGGACGCGGGCGCCGTGGCCGTCATGGCCCTGGAGCGGGTGCCGGCCGACATCCGCAAGGACGGCGGCGTCGCACGCATGTCCGACCCGGACATGATCGAGGGCATCATCGAGGCGGTGTCCATCCCCGTGATGGCCAAGTCCCGCATCGGCCACTTCGTGGAGGCCCAGGTCCTGCAGTCCCTCGGCGTCGACTACATCGACGAGTCCGAGGTCCTCACCCCCGCCGACGAGGTCAACCACTCCGACAAGTGGGCCTTCACGACCCCGTTCGTCTGTGGTGCCACCAACCTGGGCGAGGCCCTGCGCCGCATAGCCGAGGGCGCCGCCATGATCCGCTCCAAGGGCGAGGCCGGCACCGGCAACGTCGTTGAGGCCGTCCGTCACCTGCGTCAGATCAAGAACGAGATCGCCCGCCTGCGCGGCTACGACAACAACGAGCTGTACGCCGCCGCCAAGGAACTGCGTGCCCCGTACGAGATCGTCAAGGAGGTCGCCGAGCTCGGCAAGCTCCCGGTCGTCCTGTTCTCCGCCGGTGGTGTGGCCACCCCCGCCGACGCCGCGTTGATGCGCCAGCTCGGTGCCGAGGGCGTCTTCGTCGGCTCCGGCATCTTCAAGTCCGGCGACCCGGCCAAGCGCGCCGCCGCCATCGTGAAGGCCACCACCTTCTACGACGACCCCAAGATCATCGCGGAGGCCTCCCGCAACCTCGGTGAGGCCATGGTCGGCATCAACTGCGACACCCTCCCCGAGGCCGAGCGCTACGCGAACCGTGGCTGGTAAGCACCCATGACCGACGCACCTGTCATAGGCGTCCTGGCCCTCCAGGGCGACGTACGGGAGCACCTCATCGCCCTGGCCGCGGCGGACGCCGTGGCCAGGCAGGTGCGACGCCCCGAGGAACTCGCCGAGGTCGACGGGCTCGTCATCCCGGGCGGCGAGTCCACCACCATCTCCAAACTGGCCGTCCTCTTCGGGCTGATGGAACCCCTCCGCGCGCGCGTGCGGGCCGGTATGCCCGTCTACGGCACCTGCGCGGGCATGATCATGCTCGCCGACAAGATCCTCGACCCGCGCTCGGGCCAGGAGACCGTCGGCGGCATCGACATGATCGTGCGCCGCAACGCCTTCGGACGCCAGAACGAATCCTTCGAGGCGACGGTCGACGTGAAGGGCGTCGAGGGCGATCCTGTAGAGGGCGTCTTCATCCGCGCTCCCTGGGTCGAGTCCGTGGGCGCGGAGGCAGAGGTGCTGGCCGAGCACGACGGTCACATCGTCGCCGTACGCCAGGGCAACGCGCTCGCCACGTCGTTCCACCCGGAACTGACCGGCGACCACCGCGTGCACGGCCTGTTTGTCGACATGGTGCGCGCGGACCGGACGGCGGAGTCCTTGTAGGATCTCTGGCGTTCGTATCTGGATGGGTTACGCGAAGGAGACAGGCAGATGTCCGGCCACTCTAAATGGGCCACGACGAAGCACAAGAAGGCCGTGATCGACGCCAAGCGCGGCAAGCTCTTCGCGAAGCTGATCAAGAACATCGAGGTCGCGGCGCGCATGGGCGGCGTGGACCTGGACGGCAATCCGACGCTGTACGACGCCGTGCAGAAGGCGAAGAAGTCGTCGGTCCCGAACAAGAACATCGACTCCGCGATCAAGCGCGGCGGTGGACTTGAGGCCGGTGGCGCCGACTACGAGACGATCATGTATGAGGGCTACGGTCCGAACGGTGTCGCGGTGCTCATCGAGTGCCTCACCGACAACCGCAACCGCGCCGCCTCCGACGTTCGCGTGGCCATGACCCGCAACGGCGGCTCGATGGCCGACCCCGGCTCCGTCTCGTACCTGTTCAACCGCAAGGGCGTCGTCATCGTCGCCAAGGGCGAGCTGTCCGAGGACGACGTCCTGGGTGCCGTGCTCGACGCGGGTGCCGAGGAGGTCAACGACCTGGGCGAGTCCTTCGAGGTCATTTCCGAGGCCACCGACCTGGTCGCGGTGCGCACCGCCCTCCAGGACGCCGGGATCGACTACGACTCGGCCGACGCCAACTTCGTCCCGACGATGCAGGTCGAGCTGGACGAAGAAGGCGCCAGGAAGATCTTCAAGCTCATCGACGCCCTCGAGGACAGCGACGACGTGCAGAACGTCTTCGCCAACTTCGACGTGAGCGACGAGGTCATGGAGAAGGTCGACGCGTAACGCTGCCGCGAGCCGCATGGACTCGGATGGGCTCAACGGGCCGACGGGACACACCCCGTCGGCCCGTCGCTTTGCCGGGCGTTGCTGGCGGTCGTTGTCGGTGGCACCCGATAGCCTGCACAAACAGGCGATCGAGGGAGGGGGAGCCGGCGTGCGGGTACTGGGCGTTGACCCCGGGTTGACCCGGTGCGGAGTCGGTGTCGTCGAGGGCGTCGCGGGCCGGCCGCTCACCATGCTCGGCGTCGGGGTCGTACGCACGCCCGCGGACGCGGAGTTGGGACAGCGACTCGTCGTCATCGAGCAGGGCATCGAGCGGTGGCTCGACGAGCACCGGCCCGAATTCGTCGCGGTGGAGCGGGTGTTCAGCCAGCACAACGTCCGTACGGTGATGGGCACGGCCCAGGCCAGCGCGGTCGCCATGCTGTGCGCGGCCCGGCGTGGGATCCCCGTGGCCCTGCACACGCCGAGCGAGGTGAAGGCCGCCGTCACCGGGCACGGCCGCGCCGACAAGGCCCAGGTCGGTGCCATGGTCACCCGGCTGCTCCGGCTGGACGCGCCCCCGAAGCCCGCCGACGCGGCGGACGCCCTCGCCCTCGCGATCTGCCACATCTGGCGCGCGCCCGCCCAGAACCGCCTGCAACAGGCAGTGGCGCAGAACCGGCTCCAACAGGCCGCCGCCCTGCACGCCTCGAAAAACGCACCGAACCGCGTACCAAAGGGCGCACCGAACCACGCACAGAACGACGCTCCGCACCACGCACAGAACAACGCACCGAAAAC from Streptomyces sp. NBC_00878 harbors:
- a CDS encoding phosphatidylinositol mannoside acyltransferase gives rise to the protein MSGLKGHLTYAAYAAGWGLVKKLPEPVAVRLGRTIADVAWKRRGKGVRRLESNYARVLPDATPERLAELSRAGMRSYLRYWMESFRLPAWSRERIKSGFDPKDAHHLTEALASDKGVILALPHLANWDLAGAWVTTKLETPFTTVAERLEPEKLYDRFVAYRESLGMEVLPHSGGTAFGTLARRLRDGGLVCLVAERDLSASGVEVTFFGDVTRMPAGPALLAQQTGALLLPVTLWYDDSPVMRGRIHPPLDIPESGTRAEKTSVMTQALADAYATGIADHPEDWHMLQRLWLADLEPRSGPAEGEQP
- a CDS encoding YebC/PmpR family DNA-binding transcriptional regulator, with amino-acid sequence MSGHSKWATTKHKKAVIDAKRGKLFAKLIKNIEVAARMGGVDLDGNPTLYDAVQKAKKSSVPNKNIDSAIKRGGGLEAGGADYETIMYEGYGPNGVAVLIECLTDNRNRAASDVRVAMTRNGGSMADPGSVSYLFNRKGVVIVAKGELSEDDVLGAVLDAGAEEVNDLGESFEVISEATDLVAVRTALQDAGIDYDSADANFVPTMQVELDEEGARKIFKLIDALEDSDDVQNVFANFDVSDEVMEKVDA
- a CDS encoding HIT domain-containing protein, with product MLHHMTSEPEQQIGVGTQDAFQRLWTPHRMAYIQGENKPTGPGADDGCPFCSIPAKSDEDGLVLKRGEQVYAVLNLYPYNGGHLMVVPYRHVADYTDLTVPETAELGELTKQAMTALRTASGAHGFNIGMNQGTVAGAGIAAHLHQHVVPRWGGDTNFMPVVGHTRVLPQLLADTRKMLAEAWPTA
- the ruvC gene encoding crossover junction endodeoxyribonuclease RuvC produces the protein MRVLGVDPGLTRCGVGVVEGVAGRPLTMLGVGVVRTPADAELGQRLVVIEQGIERWLDEHRPEFVAVERVFSQHNVRTVMGTAQASAVAMLCAARRGIPVALHTPSEVKAAVTGHGRADKAQVGAMVTRLLRLDAPPKPADAADALALAICHIWRAPAQNRLQQAVAQNRLQQAAALHASKNAPNRVPKGAPNHAQNDAPHHAQNNAPKTAENRAPKGRTA
- a CDS encoding glycosyltransferase family 4 protein codes for the protein MRIGIVCPYSWDVPGGVQFHIRDLADHLIGLGHHVSVLAPADDDTPLPPYVVSAGRAVPVPYNGSVARLNFGFLSAARVRRWLHDGTFDVIHIHEPASPSLGLLACWAAQGPIVATFHTSNPRSRAMIAAYPILQPALEKINARIAVSEYARRTLVEHLGGDAVVIPNGVDVDFFAKAEPKPEWQSAGEPSSVAGGGGSREGETIGFMGRIDEPRKGLPVLMKALPKILAERPGTRLLVAGRGDEKEAVEKLPAELRSRVEFLGMVSDEDKARFLRSVDLYVAPNTGGESFGIILVEALSAGAPVLASDLDAFAQVLDQGAAGELFANEDADALAASAVRLLGDPQRRAELRERGSAHVRRFDWSTVGADILSVYETVTDGAAAVAAEEPDEPGGLLARLGLARD
- the pgsA gene encoding phosphatidylinositol phosphate synthase translates to MGQPVASRGRPATPTLGKAMLNKYARAFFTRVLTPFAAFLIRRGVSPDTVTILGTAGVIAGALVFFPRGELFWGTIVITLFVFSDMVDGNMARQLGRSSRWGAFLDSTLDRVADSAIFGGFALWYAGGGDDNVLCAVSIFCLASGQVVSYTKARGESIGLPVAVNGLVERAERLVISLVAAGLAGMHKFGVPGIEILLPIALWIVAVGSVVTLIQRVVTVRREAAEADAEAADSPSGSASPSGSGSASSSGSNSNANSASSDNAAQSSEATQ
- a CDS encoding elongation factor G-like protein EF-G2 — translated: MGDKANAHPGAAGRATAADHPASVRNVVLVGHSGSGKTTLVEALALTAGAVNRAGRVEDGGTVSDYDEIEHRQQRSVQLSLVPVGWDGYKINILDTPGYADFVGELRAGLRAADAALFVVSASDGVDGSTRMVWEECAAVGMPRAIVITHLEAARADFDEMTRICAAAFGADDPDAVLPLYLPLHGPQGPDGHAPVTGLIGLLSQRLFDYSSGERKESEPGPEQLPLIEEARNRLIEGIIAESEDETLMERYLGGEELDFKTLVQDLERAVARGIFFPVLAAAPAAEGAKQGLGTVELLELFTGGFPTPLEREAPTVTTPDGKARQVKACDPNGPLVAEVVKTASDPYVGRVSMVRVFSGTLRPDETVHVSGHGLADRGHEDHDVDERIGALSAPFGKQQRALTHAIAGDLACVAKLSRAETGDTLSSKDDPLLMEPWEMPDPLLPLAIQAHSKADEDKLSQGLSRLVAEDPTMRLEQNQDTHQVVLWCLGEAHADVALERLRNRYGVQVDVVPHKVSLRETFADRSGGRGRHVKQSGGHGQYAICEIEVEPLPGGSGIEFVDKVVGGAVPRQFIPSVEKGVRAQAARGVAAGYALIDVRITLLDGKSHSVDSSDAAFQTAGALALREAAADARIHLLEPVAEVTVLVGDEYVGAVMSDLSGRRGRVIGTEQAGGGRTLVRAEVPEIEIGRYGVDLRSLSHGTARFHRTYARHEPMPAQLAEKIREQTNGNP
- the pdxS gene encoding pyridoxal 5'-phosphate synthase lyase subunit PdxS, with amino-acid sequence MSSTLSHPAQPTETPATGTARVKRGMAEQLKGGVIMDVVTPEQAKIAEDAGAVAVMALERVPADIRKDGGVARMSDPDMIEGIIEAVSIPVMAKSRIGHFVEAQVLQSLGVDYIDESEVLTPADEVNHSDKWAFTTPFVCGATNLGEALRRIAEGAAMIRSKGEAGTGNVVEAVRHLRQIKNEIARLRGYDNNELYAAAKELRAPYEIVKEVAELGKLPVVLFSAGGVATPADAALMRQLGAEGVFVGSGIFKSGDPAKRAAAIVKATTFYDDPKIIAEASRNLGEAMVGINCDTLPEAERYANRGW
- the pdxT gene encoding pyridoxal 5'-phosphate synthase glutaminase subunit PdxT, translated to MTDAPVIGVLALQGDVREHLIALAAADAVARQVRRPEELAEVDGLVIPGGESTTISKLAVLFGLMEPLRARVRAGMPVYGTCAGMIMLADKILDPRSGQETVGGIDMIVRRNAFGRQNESFEATVDVKGVEGDPVEGVFIRAPWVESVGAEAEVLAEHDGHIVAVRQGNALATSFHPELTGDHRVHGLFVDMVRADRTAESL